Genomic window (Psychrilyobacter piezotolerans):
ATGGGGACAGCTTGTTTCGTAAGAGGAGCAGATAAAGTATTAAAAGATTTAGAGAATAAACTAGGAATTAAAGCAGGGGAAACAACGCTAGATGGATTATATTCAATAGATGCTTTAAGATGTGTAGGAGCTTGTGGATTAGCACCTGTTGTATTAGTTGGTGAAGATGTATTTGGTAAAGATGAAGCCCGTGATATAGAAGGACTGTTAGCAAAATATAATTAAGATGGGGGGTTCAAAGATGTCTAAAAAGATAACTTCAATGGAAGAATTATTAAAAAAGGCAAAAGAATGCGAAGAATTAATAAAAATCAGAAAAAAATGAAAAGATTCAGAGGATGTAATTAAGATAAAGGTAGGGGTATCGTCGAAAGATGAAACAGCAATAAAAAACACCGACTTAGTTATAAAATCTATAGTTGATTTGATTGAAATGGAAGATATAGAAAATATAGCTCTGTATAAAACAGAATTTTTAGGGTATGGAGGAGAATTTCCAAGTTTAGAAATAATCATTCCAAATAAGGGAAATGTAGTTTTTGGAAATGTAGATTCCAAAGAAGCTATCAGACTTGTAAAAAAATACCTTAAAGACACTTCTGAAATAGAGGAGTTTTTAGTCGATAATAACGGTACAAAAAGATGTAATCACTAATTTTAGGAGGTAGAATTGATGGCTTATAAGAAACATGTCCTAATTTGTGGAGGGACAGGCTGTTTATCATCAAAAGCTGGAACAATAGCTGAGAATATAGAAAGCTTACTGGTAGAAAAAGGTATGACCGAGGATGTACAGGTAATAAAAACAGGATGTTTTGGATTTTGTGAAAAAGGACCAATTGTAAAGATTGTTCCTGACAATACATTTTACGTAGAGGTAAAACCTGAGGATGCTGCGAGAATAGTGGAAGAAGATCTGATTAAAGGGGAAAAAATAGAGACTTTATTATTTAGAGATCCTGTTACGAAAAAAAGAGTAGAAGATTCTGATCATATGGATTTCTATAAAAAACAACAGAGAATAGCTCTTAGAAACTGTGGATTAATCGATCCGGAGAACATAGATGAGTATTTTGGAAATAGAGGATACCAGGCATTAGGTAAGGTATTGACAGAGATGAGCCAGCAAGAAGTAATCGATGAGATGAAGTTATCTGGTCTTCGTGGAAGAGGGGGAGGAGGATTCCCTACAGGTTTAAAATGGCAGTTCGCATTAAATAATGCTGCAGATCAAAAATATGTAGTATGTAATGCCGATGAGGGAGATCCCGGTGCGTTCATGGACAGATCTATCCTGGAAGGAGATGCCCACTCTGTAATTGAAGCAATGGCAATATGTGGATATGCTACTGGAGCAACTAAAGGATTGGTATACATAAGAGCTGAATATCCATTAGCTATAAACAGATTGAAAAAAGCAATGGCTCAGGCAAAAGAATACGGGATGTTAGGAGATAATATCTTAAATTCAGGATTTAATTTTGATATCGAGATTAAATACGGAGCTGGAGCATTTGTATGCGGGGAAGAAACTGCACTTATCCATTCTATGGAAGGAGAAAGAGGAGAACCTACTTCAAAACCTCCATTCCCGGCTGAATCAGGATACTGGGGAAAACCAACAAATGTAAACAACGTTGAAACTCTTGCTAATATTCCAGAGATCATCTTAAATGGCGGGCAATGGTATAAAGGTATAGGAACTGAAAAATCATCTGGAACGAAGGTATTCGCCCTAGCAGGAAAAATAAATAACGTAGGATTAGTAGAAGTACCTATGGGAACTACCCTTAGAGAGGTAATCTTTGAGATCGGTGGGGGAATCAGAAACGGTAAGAAATTTAAGGCTGTTCAGACAGGAGGACCATCTGGTGGATGTCTTACTGAAAAAGATTTGGATGTTAAAATTGACTTTGACTCGCTGACAGCTATCGGATCTATGATGGGATCTGGTGGAATGATCGTACTGGATGAAGATGACTGTATGGTTGCTGTATCTAAATTCTATTTAGAGTTTACAGTGGAAGAATCTTGTGGAAAGTGTACACCATGTAGAATTGGAAACAAGAGATTATTAGAGATGTTAGAAAAGATAACTAAAGGAAATGGAACTATGAAAGACCTTGAGTTATTAAAAGAATTATCTGAAACTATAAAGGATACATCATTATGCGGATTAGGTCAAACTGCTCCTAACCCTGTTCTTTCAACTTTAAATAATTTCTGGGATGAATATGTAGCCCATGTAAAAGATAAAAGATGTCCTGCAGGATCATGTGAAGATTTATTAACTTATTCAATCAACGATAAATGTATTGGTTGTACAGCGTGTGCCAGAGTATGTCCGGTTAACTGTATCGCAGGAAAGGTTAAAGAAATGCATGTAATTGATACTGAAAAATGTATCAAGTGTGGAGCTTGTTATGATAAGTGTAAATTTGGAGCTATAGACAGAGGATAAAAATTTTAATCAAAAGGGAGTGTGTAAAAAGCCAATGGAATTAATAAATGTTATCATAGATGGTAAATCAATAGCAGTTCCCAAGGAAGCGACGATACTTTCTGCTGCTGAATCATTAGGAATTTCTATTCCTACATTATGTCATTTACAAATGGGTGAAAATGATTATAAAAATGATTGTGCATCATGTAGAATATGTGTTGTAGAGGTAGAGGGAAGAAGAAATTTAGCGCCTTCTTGTGCTACACCAGTTCATGAAGGAATGGTAGTAAAAACCAATACAATGAATGTAATGCAAAAAAGAAGAACTATAATGGAACTTCTGTTATCAGATCATCCTAAGGACTGTTTATCATGTTCTAAAAATGGAGAGTGTGAATTACAAGATTTAGCTGTTCAATTAGGTGTAAGAGAGGTAAGATTTGAAGGAGAGATGTCTACATATAGACCTGACTATTCACCTTCTATCATAAGAGATATGGATAAGTGTATCATGTGCAGAAGATGTGAAACTATGTGTAATGATGTACAGACTGTAGGGGTTTTATCTGGAGTAAACAGAGGATTTGACTCGGTAGTTGCCACAGCATTTGAGAAAAATTTAGAAGACAGTGTATGTACTTACTGTGGCCAGTGTGTAGCTGTATGTCCGGTAGGAGCTCTCCATGAAAATGATCATACTTGGAAGCTGGTAAAAGATCTGGCTGACCCTAAGAAAAAAGTAATAGTTCAGGTTGCTCCAGCAGTAAGAGTAGCTTTAGGTGAGGAATTCGGGGAAGAGCCTGGAACTAATGTAACTGGAAAAATGGTAACAGGACTTAGACAATTGGGATTCGATCAAGTGTTCGATACCAACTGGGCTGCTGACCTTACTATAATGGAGGAAGCTTCTGAATTTAAAGATAGATTAGAAAGATTCTTAGGAGGAGACAAGGACGTAAAATTACCGTTATTGACTTCTTGCTGCCCGGCATGGGTAAAATTCTTTGAGCATAACTATCAAGATATGTTAGATGTACCATCTTCAGCTAAATCACCTCAACAAATGTTCGGTGCAGTTGCTAAAGGAATCTGGGCTAAGGAAGAGGGAATCTCTAGAGAAGACCTTATTGTGGTATCTGTAATGCCATGTTTAGCTAAAAAATATGAGACTTCTAGAGACGAGTTTAAAGTGGATGGAAATCCAGATGTGGATTATTCTATCTCAACTAGAGAATTAGCTAAGTTATTAAAGCAGGCTAATATAGATTTAACATTATTAGAAACTTCTGAATTTGATAATCCATTGGGAGAATCATCTGGAGCAGCTGATATATTCGGTAGAACTGGTGGGGTAATAGAGGCCGCTGTTAGAACTGCGTATGAATGGGTGACAGGAGAAACTTTAGAAAACTTAGACTTTAAAGCATTAAGAGGATTTGAAGGATTTAGATCGGCTACAGTAAAGGTAGGGGACTTGGATCTTAACATCGGAATAGCTCATGGTTTAGGAGAAGCTAGAACGATGTTAGATAAGATAAGAGCAGGAGAAGCTAATTACCATGCTATAGAAATAATGGCATGTAAAGGTGGATGCGTAGGTGGAGGTGGACAACCTTACCATCATGGTGACTTTAGTGTAGTTACTAGAAGAGCAGAAGGCCTTCAAAATATAGACGATAACAAAACTATGAGAAAATCTCATGAAAATAAGTTTGTACAAGATCTTTATGAAAAACATTTAGATAAACCAATGAGTCATAAAGCTCATGACTTATTACATACTAAATATTTTCCAAAACAAAAAGTATAAAATTAAAAGTCAGCGAATTTCGCTGACTTTTTTCGTATTGCTTTAAATTCATATTAAATTTCAGCAGAATAAATGTGTCGTTATTAAGTATAAATAGAGTGAAAGTGGTAATGATAAAGTATAGAATCGTTAAAAATAGAGTGTGAATGATCAAAATATTAAAATGTGAAGTACAGCTTTAAGAATTGAAAAAAATCAACAATTATGCTATACTCTTAGGTAATAAATCAAGGGGCGGTGGATAGATGAAATTAATTTCACTTATATTAGCAGCAGGGAAAGGTACAAGGATGAATTCTGATTTACCAAAGGTTGTTCACAAAGTAAATGGAATACCTATGGTAAAAAAAATAATGAATATATTAAATGAATTGAGAGTGGAAAAAAACATATTGATATTAGGACATAAAAAAGAAGTTGTCTTAAAAAGTGCAGGAGCTGAAAATACCTATGTTGTTCAAGAGGAACAGCTTGGAACGGGTCATGCAGTAATGATGGCTGAAGATTTGTTGAAAGATTATGATGGTGATGTAATGGTAGTATGTGGAGATACTCCCTTATTGAGACCGGAAACTTTAAAAAAACTCTATGATAAACACACAGCTGCCAAGGCAGCTACAACTATCTTAACATCTGTCTATGAAAATCCTTTTGGATATGGAAGGATAGTAAAAAAAGATGGTTTAGTAAAAGCCATAGTGGAGCAAAAAGAAGCGGATCAGAAGACACAGGCTATAAAAGAAGTAAATGCAGGTGTATATGTATTTAACAGTAAAAAATTATTTGAAGCCCTGTCTAAGATGGACAACAATAATGCCCAGGGGGAATATTATTTAACAGATGTAATAAAAATCCAGGTAGGGCAAAAAGAAGTCGTGGAAAGTTTCATCTTGGAGGACAATGAGGAAATACTGGGTGTTAACTCTAAGGTACAGTTAGCTCAGGCGGAAGAAGTGTTAAGAATGAGAAAAAATATCGCTCTCATGGAAGAAGGAGCAATTTTAATAGATCCCAAAACTACCTATGTAGAAGAAAGCGTAAAAATAGGTAAAGATACGGTTATTCATCCAGGAGCATTTCTTCAGGGAGAAACAGTTATTGGAGAGAACAGTGAAATAATAGGAAATACAAGAATAATTGACTCTAAAGTAGGAAAGAATGTAAGGATAGAGTCTTCGGTAATAGAGGAATCAATAGTAGAGGATAAGGTAACTATAGGACCTTTTGCTCATTTAAGAGCCAAGACCCACTTAAAAGAAGGGGTGCATATAGGAAATTTTGTGGAGACAAAAAAATGTGTCTTAGAAAAAGGCGTTAAGGCTGGGCATTTAACGTATTTAGGAGATGCTGAAATAGGTGAGAATACCAATATAGGAGCAGGAACCATAACTTGTAACTATGACGGGGTTAATAAACATAAAACAGTAATAGGGAAGAATGTATTTGTTGGAAGTGATACTGAATTAGTAGCTCCTGTAAATATAGGGGATTCAGCGGTAATAGGAGCTGGATCTGTAATTACTAAGGATGTACCTGCTAGAGCATTAGCAGTGGCTAGGGGGAGACAGATTATTAAGAAGGAGTGGACTAAATAACCATGATTAAAAATGCCAAGAATGTAAAGATTTTCACTGGGACATCAAATGTTAGTTTAGCAAACAAAATAGTAGAAAATTTAGGAATACCAATGGGTCAATCGGAAATACTTAGATTTGCAGATGGAGAAGTTCTTACTAAGATCAATGAGACTGTTAGAGGTTGTCAAGTATTCGTAATTCAACCAACAACAGAGCCGGTAAATGAAAGTATAATGGAATTATTAATATTTATCGATGCATTAAAAAGAGCTTCAGCTAAAGAAATTACTGTAGTTATGCCATATTATGGGTATGCCAGACAGGATAGAAAAGCCAGCCCAAGAGAACCTATTACATCTAAGCTAGTGGCTAATTTACTTACGACAGCAGGAGCTACAAGAATAATGACTATGGATTTACATGCCAACCAAATCCAAGGATTCTTCGATATTCCAGTAGATCACTTTAAGGCGTTACCACTTTTAGCAAGAAACTTTATCGAACATGGATTAAAAGGAGATGACGTAGTAGTAGTATCTCCAGATATCGGTGGGGTAAAAAGAGCCAGAGAATTAGCTAAATGGTTGGATTGTAAGATCGCAATCATAGACAAGAGAAGACCAAAACCTAATATGTCAGAGATCATGAACATAATAGGAGAGGTAGAGGGGAAAACAGCCATCTTTATAGATGATATGATAGACACAGCTGGAACTATCACTAATGGAGCACAAGCCATCATGGATATGGGAGCGGTAGCTTCTTATGCATGTTGTACACATGCAGTATTCTCAGGACCTGCAATGGAAAGATTGGAAGCATCTCCGCTTAAGAAGATTATAATCACAGATACTATCGAGATACCTGAAGAGAAGAAAATCTCTAAAATTAAGATTTTATCTGTAGATAAATTATTTGCTGAAGGAATAAGAAGAGTAATCGAATATAAATCAATCAGTGAATTATTTGAAATAAAAAAATAGTTAAAAAAAAAGGAAGCCCATGGGCTTCCTTTTTTCTTTACCATCGTGAGGAAATATGATAAAATATTAAATAAATGTCATAAAAAAAAGAGGTAGTTATGAAAAAAATATTTGAGAACAGTGAATTAAATTATGAAAAAATTTCAAATATGGTAGCTAATGGGGCTCTAATAATTTATCCAACCGATACAGTATATGGATTGGGAGCAAGTATTCATATGAAAAAATCATTGGATAAGGTTTATGAAGTGAAGGAAAGAGACGGGAAATCTCCCTTGATAGCTCTTTTGAGTGATGGAAAATATCTAGAAAAAGTAGCTATAATAAATGAACTCAATAAAGAAAAAGTAGAAAAATTAATAGAAAAATTTTGGCCTGGCGGGCTGACAATAATTTTAGATAAAAAGAGGATAATACCTCCTAATATGGTATCTAACGGTACCAGTGTAGGGGTAAGGGTTCCGAATCATAAAATTTCTATAAAAATTATAGAAAGCTGCGGGGGAATATTAGCTACCACAAGTGCCAATATATCAGGGGAACCCAGCCCTAGATCATATGATGAACTCAGTGAAGAGATCAAGTCTAGAGTAGATATAGTGGTAGATGATAATGAAACACCTAAGGGAGTGGAATCAACTATAATCGATATGAGAGGTACTCCTAAGATATTACGGGAGGGTCACATCACACGAATAGATATAGAAAAAATAATCGGGAAAGTGGAATAATGGAGGGAATATGAAGGGGCAAAATATGAATGGAATGCAAATGAGAAATATGTCAGGTATGATGGGTATCCAAAATGCTATGCAGAGAATAGGAAAAGGGAAAAGAAAGTATACTGTAAAGATCTCTAAGCATAATAAAAAGTTTTTAGGTAAATTTGTAGAAGAGATTCAAAAACAAATGGGTTCTGAAAATAATCCTCAAATGAAAGGTGTATTAGACTTTTTAACGTACTTAAAAGCTGAATGCGCTAAAAAGACCGTGACTGAAATCAAAATGAGTTTTGATGAATTAGAATTTTTAAAGAAAATGGTAGTAGATTCTGTTAAAGGTATGGAAGGGATGACCTATAAGTGGTACCAAATTATCAATAAATTAATGGTGAAAAC
Coding sequences:
- a CDS encoding L-threonylcarbamoyladenylate synthase, which gives rise to MKKIFENSELNYEKISNMVANGALIIYPTDTVYGLGASIHMKKSLDKVYEVKERDGKSPLIALLSDGKYLEKVAIINELNKEKVEKLIEKFWPGGLTIILDKKRIIPPNMVSNGTSVGVRVPNHKISIKIIESCGGILATTSANISGEPSPRSYDELSEEIKSRVDIVVDDNETPKGVESTIIDMRGTPKILREGHITRIDIEKIIGKVE
- the glmU gene encoding bifunctional UDP-N-acetylglucosamine diphosphorylase/glucosamine-1-phosphate N-acetyltransferase GlmU, encoding MKLISLILAAGKGTRMNSDLPKVVHKVNGIPMVKKIMNILNELRVEKNILILGHKKEVVLKSAGAENTYVVQEEQLGTGHAVMMAEDLLKDYDGDVMVVCGDTPLLRPETLKKLYDKHTAAKAATTILTSVYENPFGYGRIVKKDGLVKAIVEQKEADQKTQAIKEVNAGVYVFNSKKLFEALSKMDNNNAQGEYYLTDVIKIQVGQKEVVESFILEDNEEILGVNSKVQLAQAEEVLRMRKNIALMEEGAILIDPKTTYVEESVKIGKDTVIHPGAFLQGETVIGENSEIIGNTRIIDSKVGKNVRIESSVIEESIVEDKVTIGPFAHLRAKTHLKEGVHIGNFVETKKCVLEKGVKAGHLTYLGDAEIGENTNIGAGTITCNYDGVNKHKTVIGKNVFVGSDTELVAPVNIGDSAVIGAGSVITKDVPARALAVARGRQIIKKEWTK
- a CDS encoding NADH-dependent [FeFe] hydrogenase, group A6: MELINVIIDGKSIAVPKEATILSAAESLGISIPTLCHLQMGENDYKNDCASCRICVVEVEGRRNLAPSCATPVHEGMVVKTNTMNVMQKRRTIMELLLSDHPKDCLSCSKNGECELQDLAVQLGVREVRFEGEMSTYRPDYSPSIIRDMDKCIMCRRCETMCNDVQTVGVLSGVNRGFDSVVATAFEKNLEDSVCTYCGQCVAVCPVGALHENDHTWKLVKDLADPKKKVIVQVAPAVRVALGEEFGEEPGTNVTGKMVTGLRQLGFDQVFDTNWAADLTIMEEASEFKDRLERFLGGDKDVKLPLLTSCCPAWVKFFEHNYQDMLDVPSSAKSPQQMFGAVAKGIWAKEEGISREDLIVVSVMPCLAKKYETSRDEFKVDGNPDVDYSISTRELAKLLKQANIDLTLLETSEFDNPLGESSGAADIFGRTGGVIEAAVRTAYEWVTGETLENLDFKALRGFEGFRSATVKVGDLDLNIGIAHGLGEARTMLDKIRAGEANYHAIEIMACKGGCVGGGGQPYHHGDFSVVTRRAEGLQNIDDNKTMRKSHENKFVQDLYEKHLDKPMSHKAHDLLHTKYFPKQKV
- a CDS encoding NADH-quinone oxidoreductase subunit NuoF, which gives rise to MAYKKHVLICGGTGCLSSKAGTIAENIESLLVEKGMTEDVQVIKTGCFGFCEKGPIVKIVPDNTFYVEVKPEDAARIVEEDLIKGEKIETLLFRDPVTKKRVEDSDHMDFYKKQQRIALRNCGLIDPENIDEYFGNRGYQALGKVLTEMSQQEVIDEMKLSGLRGRGGGGFPTGLKWQFALNNAADQKYVVCNADEGDPGAFMDRSILEGDAHSVIEAMAICGYATGATKGLVYIRAEYPLAINRLKKAMAQAKEYGMLGDNILNSGFNFDIEIKYGAGAFVCGEETALIHSMEGERGEPTSKPPFPAESGYWGKPTNVNNVETLANIPEIILNGGQWYKGIGTEKSSGTKVFALAGKINNVGLVEVPMGTTLREVIFEIGGGIRNGKKFKAVQTGGPSGGCLTEKDLDVKIDFDSLTAIGSMMGSGGMIVLDEDDCMVAVSKFYLEFTVEESCGKCTPCRIGNKRLLEMLEKITKGNGTMKDLELLKELSETIKDTSLCGLGQTAPNPVLSTLNNFWDEYVAHVKDKRCPAGSCEDLLTYSINDKCIGCTACARVCPVNCIAGKVKEMHVIDTEKCIKCGACYDKCKFGAIDRG
- a CDS encoding ribose-phosphate diphosphokinase; this translates as MKNAKNVKIFTGTSNVSLANKIVENLGIPMGQSEILRFADGEVLTKINETVRGCQVFVIQPTTEPVNESIMELLIFIDALKRASAKEITVVMPYYGYARQDRKASPREPITSKLVANLLTTAGATRIMTMDLHANQIQGFFDIPVDHFKALPLLARNFIEHGLKGDDVVVVSPDIGGVKRARELAKWLDCKIAIIDKRRPKPNMSEIMNIIGEVEGKTAIFIDDMIDTAGTITNGAQAIMDMGAVASYACCTHAVFSGPAMERLEASPLKKIIITDTIEIPEEKKISKIKILSVDKLFAEGIRRVIEYKSISELFEIKK